One window of the Oncorhynchus mykiss isolate Arlee chromosome 5, USDA_OmykA_1.1, whole genome shotgun sequence genome contains the following:
- the acer1 gene encoding alkaline ceramidase 1, whose product MAGFYSSEKMTGLFAYESSDLDWCEDNYRHSENIVEYFNTMSSLFFFVISPIMLYLLHPYARERNLAVHLVWTMMIFVGLFSAYFHMTLSFMGQMLDELSILWVLGLCYGLWFPRRLFPSFIKDRTTFSRLVMMITVVTTLCSFVKPTANAYLLNCFALHIIYSLGLEMRICTDPKVLRLCWSAVGLWVLAISCWISDRFGCSFWQKLNFCYLHGIWHILIVMAVAYASTLIAYLDANYEIPSSLPSLQYWPNDNWVLGLPYIVLKGTTKTQKIF is encoded by the exons ATGGCAG GGTTCTATTCTAGTGAGAAGATGACAGGCCTGTTCGCCTATGAAAGCTCCGATTTGGACTGGTGTGAGGATAACTACAGGCACTCTGAAAACATAGTGGAGTACTTCAACACT ATGAGCAGCCTGTTCTTCTTCGTGATCTCCCCCATCATGCTGTACCTGCTGCACCCCTACGCCAGGGAGAGGAACCTAGCGGTACACCTGGTCTGGACCATGATGATCTTTGTGG GTCTCTTCTCTGCCTACTTCCACATGACCCTGAGCTTCATGGGCCAGATGCTGGATGAGCTGTCCATCCTGTGGGTCCTGGGGCTCTGCTATGGTCTCTGGTTTCCACGGAGGCTCTTCCCCTCCTTCATCAAGGACAG GACAACTTTTTCCCGGCTGGTCATGATGATAACTGTTGTCACCACCCTATGCTCCTTTGTCAAACCCACTGCCAATGCCTACCTCCTCAACTGCTTTGCCCTCCACATCATCTACTCATTGGGTCTGGAGATGAGGAT CTGTACTGACCCGAAGGTGCTGCGGTTATGCTGGTCTGCTGTTGGCCTGTGGGTGCTGGCCATCTCCTGCTGGATCAGTGATCGTTTCGGATGCAGCTTCTGGCAAAAGCTTAATTTCTGTTACCTGCATGGCATCTG GCACATTCTGATTGTGATGGCTGTAGCCTACGCAAGCACCCTGATAGCCTACCTGGATGCCAACTATGAGATACCCTCCTCCCTGCCAAGCCTTCAGTACTGGCCCAATGACAACTGGGTCCTGGGGTTGCCTTACATTGTTCTGaaaggaaccaccaagactcagaAAATATTCTAA